One genomic region from Verrucomicrobiota bacterium encodes:
- a CDS encoding CehA/McbA family metallohydrolase produces MWLVVLNQTAGVSGAEGRPSIRDKVLSQLEKSPVQYSTLNTWSARRKELREEFLRGAGLWPLPEKKTLHVVVHSRRQYDGYSVENVALETMPGFFCTGNLYRPLKQDRPRPGILCPHGHFQPLGRMRPEQQIRCAQFARMGATVFSYSMVGWQDSRQTTHDDPLVLALQTWNSIRALDYLCSLSEVDTNRLGITGASGGGTQTFFLAALDDRVRVSAPVVIVYPWTEPDGCRCEGGMPVMQTAQTDAIELAASVAPRPQLLISCGNDPTSDFPQVGFPFIQRVYALHGKSNLVENVHLADEGHDYGPSKRRAVYAFFAKHLGLPSIEEELSKITIEQPEQMAVFDDQHPLPAHAIKGSEQVAKVFHALARAPGTLEGESFFFTPPGFAHEGQVARAEGKWSGLVKIVTRDAATGRPTPSRISVVGPDGNYYQPSTNHLTPYALTSQWPKRGTWGNRRDTSPYRYLGRFFYTTGEVEVALPAGKSRIEVWKGFEFTPQTQTVEVSAGGTNNVELAISKAADVSHLGYFGGDLHLHIPRRNPQDENTIFDLMSAEDIQFGALLAYNEPAGPYAGFMDKMDSPQSAGLGVKSVRERDGYSIIAGQEYRSSTYGHLLLYLRDGLVFPGKSFNADNWPVYGEVERETRELGGLAIMAHGGYAQEIYADVALGNLHAVELLQFDLYRGIGLTNWYDILNTGYRFPITGASDWPACRFLGDSRTFVHVEGKPSHENWLRRAAEGRSFVTSGPMLLLEIEGQRPGTQLKKSGSGPQTISVRVRTRSEVTPVQYVELIVNGEVVYRQTIPADKQRGAWWELEHKVELRESSWIAARAYSTTPGGRPDAEAHTNPVYVYLDGHAPYRQASLDAWLAKIDGQIAAHAKRNFAEKARVLDYFQQARDTLLRIRERGGLRADENPAQWLQKADALKIPLAAAASFRAPTDEELEAFLQPVPPKTPQAALKTFETTGGFHMELVAAEPMVYDPVAAAFDADGNLYVCEMRDYPFKPVAGREPIGSVRLLRDTNGDGVFDQSTVFADKLLWAAGVAPWKGGVFVAAPPDIWYFKDTNGDDVADIRLKVFTGFGMENQQAMLNNLVWWLDHKIYGSTAGNGGTVRPANNPQEKTIDVNGNDFRFDPVGGEFEAITGTVQFGNTFDDWGNRFLCSQSQPLVHVVLPRHYLARNPYLPVPSGIKDLAANPVPIFRISPVEHWRQIRSHRRVEKNELSAAGAGVSHHVVDAAAGVTIYRGGAYPPQYYGTVFTPDPQNNLIHHRRLIPDGVSFKSQRVEEQAEFVRSSDIWFRPVNLINAPDGTLYCLDMSREVLESIHIPLDVAKHLDLTSGRNYGRIYRIAPNGFHSPAPPRLSQAKGEQLVVALESPHGWWRDTAHRLIYERQDKSIVPALKRMAAKSQRPESRLAALWSLEGLNSLQGTVVLDALNDRHPGVRENAVRLAEPRLNSSPQMLAKVLDLASDTNARVRFQVAFTLGEVRDRRAVKTLVELAGLSPDDPWMRAAVLSSMSTAPAETLSLLLSDAAPTNNAARAVLCDPLAEMVGQRNRLDELRIALQTITTADKLNDGAGWGERLLPAIGRGLKRAGARLTANNGYGPEVTQLLEKSRLSSRQAALDGHLAEACRLIAIQLLGCFPLDKVRDALVPLLDASQPTPVQIAAVKALADYSDSGVADLLLQHWRQFTPDVRAEALQALLSREGRTLALLHAAEQGQVSLAETDAARREPLLRHRNEEVRRLARKVFGDATRSDRVAVVAEYRAALQLDADPKRGGLVFEKNCSVCHALNGKGNAVGPDLASASSQGPEALLVNILDPSRYVLPNFVQYTVEDKQGRVFSGLIASQTATSITLKGAKGATDTILRTDIKELLGSGLSLMPDGLEAAINHQEMADLIAFLQAALPTTGTAAVADRERDFGTLPGLIEPTDKQ; encoded by the coding sequence GTGTGGCTCGTTGTCCTCAACCAAACGGCGGGAGTATCCGGGGCAGAGGGCAGACCCAGCATCCGGGACAAGGTGTTGAGCCAGCTTGAAAAATCCCCCGTCCAATACTCGACCCTCAACACTTGGTCTGCGCGCCGGAAGGAATTGCGCGAAGAATTTCTAAGAGGCGCCGGCCTGTGGCCGTTGCCGGAGAAAAAAACCCTGCACGTCGTCGTCCACAGCCGGCGTCAATACGACGGCTATTCGGTCGAGAACGTGGCGCTGGAAACGATGCCGGGATTTTTCTGCACCGGAAATCTTTATCGCCCACTCAAGCAAGACAGGCCGAGGCCGGGAATACTTTGTCCGCACGGACATTTCCAGCCGCTAGGCCGGATGCGGCCCGAACAGCAGATTCGCTGCGCCCAATTTGCCCGCATGGGCGCCACCGTCTTCTCCTACAGCATGGTCGGATGGCAAGACTCTAGGCAGACCACGCACGACGATCCGCTCGTGCTCGCCTTGCAAACGTGGAACAGCATCCGCGCGCTGGACTACCTGTGCAGCCTGTCGGAGGTGGATACGAATCGACTAGGCATCACGGGGGCGTCGGGAGGCGGCACGCAGACTTTTTTTCTGGCAGCGCTCGATGACCGGGTGCGGGTTTCAGCGCCGGTCGTGATCGTTTATCCATGGACCGAACCTGATGGTTGCAGATGTGAAGGCGGCATGCCGGTGATGCAGACGGCCCAGACCGACGCGATTGAACTGGCCGCGTCGGTCGCGCCGCGACCGCAGTTGCTCATCTCGTGCGGTAATGATCCGACCAGCGACTTTCCGCAGGTTGGTTTCCCATTCATCCAGCGCGTTTATGCTCTGCACGGAAAGAGCAATTTGGTCGAGAACGTGCACCTCGCCGATGAAGGGCATGACTATGGGCCATCGAAACGCAGAGCGGTGTATGCCTTCTTCGCGAAACATCTCGGCCTTCCTTCCATCGAGGAGGAGCTGTCAAAGATCACAATTGAGCAGCCGGAACAAATGGCGGTCTTTGACGATCAGCATCCGCTCCCAGCCCACGCGATCAAAGGCAGCGAGCAAGTGGCGAAGGTCTTCCACGCCCTGGCCCGTGCGCCGGGGACACTGGAGGGCGAATCATTCTTCTTCACGCCGCCGGGCTTCGCCCACGAAGGACAGGTTGCCCGCGCGGAGGGGAAGTGGAGCGGCTTGGTGAAAATCGTTACTCGCGACGCGGCCACTGGCCGGCCCACGCCCAGTCGCATCAGCGTCGTCGGCCCGGATGGAAATTATTATCAGCCTTCGACCAATCACCTCACGCCCTATGCACTCACGAGCCAATGGCCGAAACGAGGGACTTGGGGCAATCGCCGCGACACGTCTCCTTATCGCTATCTCGGCCGGTTCTTTTACACGACGGGCGAAGTCGAGGTGGCCTTACCAGCGGGCAAGTCACGAATCGAAGTGTGGAAGGGATTTGAGTTCACGCCGCAAACACAGACGGTCGAAGTCTCTGCTGGCGGAACGAACAACGTTGAACTGGCGATCTCCAAAGCCGCTGACGTCTCGCACCTCGGTTACTTCGGCGGCGATTTGCATCTGCACATTCCCCGCAGAAATCCACAAGACGAAAATACGATCTTCGACCTGATGTCAGCCGAGGACATCCAGTTCGGCGCGCTGCTGGCCTACAATGAACCGGCGGGACCTTACGCGGGGTTCATGGACAAGATGGACTCGCCGCAATCGGCCGGCCTGGGCGTCAAATCGGTGCGCGAACGCGATGGCTATTCGATCATCGCTGGCCAGGAATATCGCAGCTCGACTTACGGCCATCTACTTCTCTACCTGCGCGACGGATTGGTTTTCCCGGGCAAAAGTTTCAACGCCGACAACTGGCCGGTCTATGGCGAAGTGGAGCGAGAGACGCGCGAACTGGGCGGCCTGGCGATCATGGCGCACGGCGGCTACGCGCAAGAGATCTACGCGGACGTCGCGCTTGGCAACCTGCACGCCGTTGAGCTACTCCAGTTCGACCTCTATCGCGGCATCGGCCTCACCAACTGGTATGATATCCTCAACACCGGTTATCGTTTTCCAATCACCGGCGCGAGTGATTGGCCGGCGTGTCGGTTTCTCGGCGACTCGCGCACGTTCGTCCACGTAGAGGGTAAGCCATCGCATGAAAACTGGCTCCGACGCGCGGCGGAGGGACGCAGCTTCGTGACCAGCGGTCCGATGCTGCTTCTGGAGATTGAAGGTCAACGGCCCGGCACCCAGTTGAAGAAATCAGGTTCTGGTCCGCAGACCATAAGCGTCCGTGTGCGGACGCGATCCGAAGTAACACCGGTCCAGTACGTCGAACTCATCGTCAACGGTGAAGTCGTGTATAGGCAAACCATCCCCGCTGATAAGCAGCGAGGTGCATGGTGGGAACTCGAGCACAAAGTAGAGCTTCGCGAGTCATCATGGATTGCCGCGCGGGCGTATTCAACAACACCGGGTGGCCGGCCCGATGCCGAGGCGCACACCAATCCGGTTTATGTCTATCTCGATGGCCACGCACCGTATCGCCAGGCCTCACTGGATGCGTGGCTCGCCAAGATCGACGGGCAAATCGCCGCGCATGCCAAACGTAACTTCGCCGAGAAAGCCCGCGTGCTCGATTATTTCCAACAAGCCCGCGACACACTTTTGCGGATTCGCGAGCGGGGAGGGCTGCGCGCCGATGAGAACCCAGCGCAGTGGCTCCAAAAAGCGGATGCGCTCAAGATTCCCCTCGCCGCCGCCGCCAGTTTTCGCGCGCCAACCGATGAAGAGTTGGAGGCGTTTCTCCAGCCGGTCCCGCCGAAGACGCCGCAAGCGGCGTTGAAGACCTTCGAGACCACAGGCGGTTTTCACATGGAACTGGTGGCCGCCGAGCCGATGGTCTATGATCCGGTGGCGGCGGCCTTTGACGCGGACGGCAATCTCTACGTCTGCGAAATGCGCGACTATCCCTTCAAGCCGGTGGCGGGTCGTGAGCCGATCGGTTCCGTCCGGCTGCTGCGTGACACGAATGGGGACGGCGTGTTCGACCAGAGTACGGTATTCGCCGACAAGCTGCTGTGGGCGGCGGGCGTGGCGCCGTGGAAAGGCGGCGTGTTCGTCGCCGCGCCGCCCGACATCTGGTACTTCAAGGACACGAATGGCGACGACGTGGCCGACATTCGTCTCAAGGTTTTCACCGGGTTCGGCATGGAGAATCAACAGGCCATGCTCAACAATCTCGTGTGGTGGCTCGACCACAAAATCTACGGTTCCACTGCGGGAAATGGCGGAACGGTGCGACCGGCAAACAATCCCCAAGAGAAAACGATCGACGTCAATGGCAACGATTTTCGATTCGATCCCGTAGGCGGCGAGTTTGAAGCGATCACCGGCACCGTCCAATTCGGCAACACATTCGACGATTGGGGCAACCGGTTTCTGTGCAGCCAATCACAACCGCTCGTGCACGTCGTGCTGCCGAGGCACTACCTGGCTCGCAATCCCTACCTGCCCGTGCCGTCGGGGATCAAGGATCTGGCCGCCAACCCGGTGCCCATCTTCCGCATCAGCCCGGTCGAGCACTGGCGCCAAATTCGCAGCCACCGCCGAGTCGAGAAGAATGAACTCTCCGCCGCGGGGGCTGGCGTGAGTCATCACGTCGTGGACGCGGCGGCCGGTGTCACGATTTATCGCGGCGGCGCGTATCCACCGCAGTACTACGGCACGGTGTTCACCCCGGATCCGCAGAACAACCTGATCCACCACCGCCGGCTGATACCCGACGGCGTGTCGTTCAAGTCGCAGCGCGTCGAGGAACAGGCCGAGTTCGTGCGCTCGTCCGACATTTGGTTCCGACCCGTGAACCTGATCAATGCCCCCGATGGAACGCTGTACTGTCTGGACATGAGCCGCGAGGTATTGGAGTCCATTCACATTCCGCTGGACGTGGCGAAGCACCTGGATCTGACCAGCGGTCGCAATTACGGGCGCATCTATCGGATTGCGCCGAATGGTTTTCATTCACCGGCTCCGCCGCGACTGAGCCAGGCGAAGGGTGAGCAGTTGGTGGTGGCCCTCGAAAGTCCGCATGGCTGGTGGCGGGATACCGCGCATCGGCTGATCTACGAGCGGCAAGACAAATCAATCGTGCCGGCACTCAAACGCATGGCCGCAAAAAGCCAGCGCCCCGAATCCCGACTTGCGGCCCTCTGGTCCCTGGAGGGATTGAACTCGCTTCAAGGCACGGTCGTGTTGGACGCGTTGAACGACCGGCATCCCGGCGTGCGCGAGAACGCGGTGCGCTTGGCTGAGCCGCGCTTGAACTCGTCTCCACAAATGCTGGCTAAAGTGCTCGACCTCGCCAGCGACACGAATGCCCGGGTGCGTTTTCAAGTTGCTTTCACGCTCGGAGAGGTGCGTGACCGGCGTGCAGTCAAGACGCTGGTGGAACTCGCTGGCCTTTCTCCGGATGACCCTTGGATGCGTGCCGCCGTGCTCAGTTCCATGTCCACCGCACCTGCCGAAACCCTCTCTCTGCTCCTGTCCGACGCGGCGCCGACAAACAACGCTGCCCGCGCTGTTCTCTGCGATCCGCTTGCGGAGATGGTCGGCCAGCGAAACCGCCTCGACGAACTCAGGATCGCCCTGCAAACAATTACCACAGCAGACAAGCTCAACGATGGGGCAGGGTGGGGCGAGCGCCTGTTGCCGGCCATTGGACGCGGATTGAAACGCGCCGGAGCGCGGCTCACCGCCAACAACGGGTACGGTCCTGAGGTCACGCAACTTCTCGAAAAATCCAGGCTATCGTCCCGTCAAGCCGCACTTGATGGTCACTTGGCTGAGGCCTGCCGATTGATTGCGATTCAACTGCTCGGTTGCTTTCCGTTGGATAAAGTCCGCGACGCGTTGGTACCGTTGTTGGACGCCAGCCAACCGACGCCGGTGCAGATCGCCGCCGTGAAGGCGTTGGCTGATTACTCCGATTCCGGAGTCGCGGATTTGTTGTTGCAGCACTGGCGACAGTTCACGCCCGACGTGCGCGCCGAAGCGCTTCAAGCGTTGCTCAGCCGCGAAGGTCGCACGCTGGCCTTGTTGCACGCGGCCGAGCAAGGTCAAGTGTCGCTGGCGGAGACGGACGCCGCCCGGCGCGAACCGCTGTTGCGTCATCGTAACGAAGAAGTGCGCAGGCTGGCCCGGAAGGTGTTCGGCGATGCGACGCGTAGTGACCGCGTCGCAGTGGTGGCGGAGTATCGCGCAGCCTTGCAGTTGGACGCAGATCCAAAACGCGGCGGTCTGGTGTTCGAGAAAAACTGTTCCGTATGCCACGCGTTGAACGGCAAAGGAAATGCCGTTGGGCCAGATCTTGCCTCAGCCTCTTCGCAGGGCCCTGAAGCGCTGCTTGTGAACATCCTTGACCCCAGCCGGTACGTCCTGCCGAACTTTGTTCAATACACGGTGGAGG